A region of Kribbella sp. NBC_01245 DNA encodes the following proteins:
- a CDS encoding ABC transporter ATP-binding protein, whose amino-acid sequence MTTANTEPAPAPASAREDLLTVTGLVKHFPIRKGLLQRQTGAVQAVDGLDFTVAKGETLSLVGESGCGKTTTGRLLTRLLEPTAGKIVFEGRDITHLSEGKMRPLRRDVQMIFQDPYGSLNPRHTVGKIVGAPYRLQKVKTEGGTKKAVQELLELVGLSPEHYNRYPHEFSGGQRQRIGIARTLALRPKLIVADEPVSALDVSIQAQVVNLLEDLQNEFDLTYVMIAHDLSVVRHVSDRVAVMYLGKIVEVADRVSLYEKPMHPYTLALLSAVPIPDTKRKAKRERIRLQGDVPSPINPPPACRFHTRCWKAQEICKTVEPPLLQLAPGHQVACHFPENQPGEKPIDVT is encoded by the coding sequence GTGACGACTGCCAACACCGAACCGGCCCCGGCGCCCGCTTCCGCGCGCGAAGACCTCCTGACGGTCACCGGACTGGTCAAGCATTTCCCGATCCGCAAGGGGCTGCTGCAACGCCAGACCGGCGCCGTACAGGCCGTGGACGGACTCGACTTCACTGTCGCGAAGGGCGAGACGCTCTCCCTGGTGGGGGAGTCCGGCTGCGGTAAGACCACCACCGGTCGCCTGCTGACCCGTCTGCTCGAGCCGACGGCCGGCAAGATCGTGTTCGAGGGCCGGGATATCACGCACCTGTCCGAGGGCAAGATGCGCCCGCTGCGTCGCGACGTACAGATGATCTTCCAGGACCCGTACGGCTCGCTGAACCCGCGCCACACGGTCGGCAAGATCGTCGGCGCGCCGTATCGGCTGCAGAAGGTCAAGACGGAGGGCGGCACGAAGAAGGCCGTCCAGGAACTGCTCGAGCTGGTCGGTCTGAGCCCGGAGCACTACAACCGCTACCCGCACGAGTTCTCGGGTGGTCAGCGGCAGCGCATCGGTATCGCCCGCACGCTCGCGCTACGGCCGAAGCTGATCGTGGCCGACGAGCCGGTCTCCGCGCTGGACGTGTCGATCCAGGCCCAGGTGGTGAACCTGCTGGAGGACCTGCAGAACGAGTTCGACCTGACGTACGTGATGATCGCGCACGACCTGTCCGTCGTCCGGCACGTCTCGGACCGGGTGGCGGTGATGTATCTCGGCAAGATCGTCGAGGTCGCCGACCGCGTCTCACTGTACGAGAAGCCGATGCATCCGTACACGCTCGCGCTGCTCTCCGCCGTACCGATCCCGGACACCAAGCGGAAGGCCAAGCGGGAGCGCATCCGTTTGCAGGGCGACGTACCGAGCCCGATCAACCCGCCGCCCGCCTGCCGCTTCCACACCCGGTGCTGGAAGGCGCAGGAGATCTGCAAGACGGTCGAGCCGCCGCTGCTCCAACTGGCTCCCGGCCACCAGGTCGCGTGCCACTTCCCGGAAAACCAGCCCGGCGAAAAGCCGATCGACGTCACCTGA
- a CDS encoding SigE family RNA polymerase sigma factor: MRSGRDTSGFVEFAGARSPALYRYAYLLVGERGLAEDLLQEALTKTYVAWGRVQRADNAEAYVRKVITNTAIGWWRRKAWQGERPRDDVPELEHLGHAEDVTSRAWLWDELQKLAPRQRAAIVLRYYEDLTEAQTAEILDCSVGTVKSQVSDGLKRLRERLGVDVLQLTGPRIGRVAIAE, from the coding sequence ATGAGAAGTGGCCGGGATACCAGCGGCTTCGTGGAGTTCGCGGGGGCGAGATCGCCTGCCTTGTACCGATACGCCTACCTGTTGGTCGGTGAGCGCGGGCTCGCGGAGGATCTGCTGCAGGAGGCGCTGACCAAGACGTACGTCGCCTGGGGCCGGGTGCAGCGTGCCGACAACGCCGAGGCGTACGTCCGCAAAGTGATCACCAACACCGCGATCGGGTGGTGGCGGCGGAAGGCCTGGCAGGGCGAGCGCCCCCGGGATGACGTACCGGAGCTGGAGCACCTAGGCCACGCGGAGGACGTCACCTCGCGCGCTTGGCTATGGGACGAGTTGCAAAAGCTCGCGCCTCGGCAGCGGGCGGCGATCGTGTTGCGCTACTACGAGGACCTGACCGAGGCGCAGACCGCGGAGATCCTCGACTGCTCGGTCGGCACCGTGAAGAGCCAGGTGTCCGACGGCCTGAAACGACTCCGCGAACGCCTTGGGGTCGACGTACTGCAACTGACGGGCCCCAGAATCGGAAGGGTGGCGATCGCGGAATGA
- a CDS encoding MIP/aquaporin family protein, which yields MATTEAVKAKTLLGECSAELAGTFILILFGCGVVAQVVAGGIGDHDSIAWAWGLGVTLGIYTAGRMTGAHLNPAVTIALAAFRGFSWKKVLPYSVAQFLGAFLAALVVRWNYTEALNKFDPGLTIKSQGVFSTLPGNGSTELGVEMWGGFRDQIIGTAILMFLILAIVDMRNTSPAANLAPLIVGLVVVGIGMAWGTNAGYAINPARDFGPRLASFFTGYGGAFKDQFGDLYFWVPIVAPILGALVGAFLYDLLVGRNLPIADEEEEPGRIPEDSAA from the coding sequence ATGGCAACTACCGAAGCGGTCAAGGCGAAGACACTGCTGGGGGAGTGTTCCGCTGAACTCGCGGGTACGTTCATCCTGATCCTGTTCGGCTGTGGTGTGGTCGCACAGGTCGTCGCCGGAGGTATCGGCGACCACGATTCGATCGCCTGGGCCTGGGGCCTGGGCGTCACGCTCGGCATCTACACGGCCGGGCGGATGACCGGCGCACACCTGAACCCGGCGGTGACGATCGCTCTGGCGGCGTTCCGCGGGTTCTCCTGGAAGAAGGTGCTGCCGTACTCGGTGGCGCAGTTCCTCGGAGCGTTCCTGGCGGCGCTCGTGGTTCGCTGGAACTACACCGAGGCGCTGAACAAGTTCGACCCGGGGCTGACCATCAAGAGCCAGGGCGTCTTCTCCACCCTGCCGGGTAACGGCAGCACGGAGCTCGGCGTCGAGATGTGGGGCGGCTTCCGGGACCAGATCATCGGTACGGCGATCCTGATGTTCCTCATCCTGGCGATCGTCGACATGCGTAACACCTCGCCGGCCGCGAACCTGGCGCCGCTCATCGTCGGCCTGGTGGTCGTCGGGATCGGGATGGCGTGGGGTACGAACGCCGGCTACGCGATCAACCCGGCTCGCGACTTCGGCCCGCGGTTGGCGTCGTTCTTCACCGGGTACGGGGGAGCCTTCAAGGATCAATTCGGGGATCTCTACTTCTGGGTGCCGATCGTGGCACCGATCCTCGGCGCACTTGTCGGTGCCTTCCTGTACGACTTGCTGGTGGGGCGGAACCTGCCGATCGCCGACGAGGAAGAAGAGCCCGGCCGGATCCCCGAGGACAGCGCGGCATGA
- the glpK gene encoding glycerol kinase GlpK, with protein sequence MADFVGAVDQGTTSTRFMIFDHSGNEVGKHQLEHKQILPQAGWVEHNPVEIWERTSSVIRTTLNAGGLHASDLAALGITNQRETAVVWNRKTGRPYYNAIVWQDTRTDRIASALEREGKGDIIRQKAGLPPATYFSAGKIQWILENVEGVREAAEAGDAIFGNTDTWLLWNLTGGTDGGSHVTDVTNASRTMLMNLETLDWDDELISFFNIPRQMLPEIRPSSDPNTYGETLTSGPLGGQVPLTGDLGDQQAATVGQVCFAPGEAKNTYGTGNFMLLNTGTELVRSKAGLLTTMAYKFGDEAPVYALEGSIAVTGSAVQWLRDQLGIISGASETETLARQVADNGGVYFVPAFSGLFAPYWRSDARGAIVGLSRFNTNAHLARATLEAICYQSKDVADAMEKDSGVKLEVLKVDGGVTANELCMQMQADILGVSVSKPVVAETTALGAAYAAGLGVGFWNSTDELRQNWNEAKRWEPEWNDEQRDKGYAGWQKAVQRTLDWVDVE encoded by the coding sequence ATGGCTGACTTCGTCGGCGCCGTCGACCAGGGCACCACCAGCACCCGGTTCATGATCTTCGACCACTCCGGTAACGAGGTGGGCAAGCACCAGCTGGAGCACAAGCAGATCCTGCCGCAGGCCGGGTGGGTCGAGCACAACCCGGTCGAGATCTGGGAGCGCACCAGCTCGGTCATCCGCACCACGCTGAATGCGGGCGGTCTGCATGCGAGCGACCTGGCGGCGCTCGGTATCACCAACCAGCGCGAGACGGCCGTGGTCTGGAACCGCAAGACCGGCCGGCCGTACTACAACGCCATCGTCTGGCAGGACACCCGCACCGACCGGATCGCGTCCGCCCTGGAGCGTGAGGGCAAGGGGGACATCATCCGCCAGAAGGCCGGCCTGCCTCCGGCGACGTACTTCTCGGCCGGCAAGATCCAGTGGATCCTCGAGAACGTCGAGGGTGTGCGCGAGGCCGCGGAGGCCGGTGACGCCATCTTCGGCAACACCGACACCTGGCTGCTCTGGAACCTCACGGGTGGTACGGACGGCGGCTCGCACGTCACCGACGTGACGAACGCCAGCCGGACCATGCTGATGAACCTCGAGACGCTGGACTGGGATGACGAGCTCATCTCGTTCTTCAACATCCCGCGCCAGATGCTGCCGGAGATCCGCCCGTCGTCGGACCCGAACACCTACGGCGAGACGCTGACCAGCGGCCCGCTCGGTGGTCAGGTGCCGCTGACCGGTGACCTCGGCGACCAGCAGGCCGCCACGGTGGGACAGGTCTGCTTCGCTCCCGGCGAGGCGAAGAACACGTACGGCACGGGTAACTTCATGTTGCTCAACACCGGCACCGAGCTGGTCCGCTCGAAGGCGGGCCTGCTCACCACGATGGCCTACAAGTTCGGGGACGAGGCGCCGGTCTACGCGCTGGAGGGCTCGATCGCGGTCACCGGTTCGGCCGTGCAGTGGCTGCGCGATCAGCTCGGCATCATCTCGGGCGCGAGCGAGACCGAGACGCTGGCCCGCCAGGTCGCGGACAACGGTGGCGTCTACTTCGTGCCCGCGTTCTCCGGCCTCTTCGCGCCGTACTGGCGCTCGGATGCCCGCGGCGCGATCGTCGGGCTGTCGCGCTTCAACACCAACGCTCACCTGGCGCGCGCCACCCTGGAAGCGATCTGTTACCAGAGCAAGGACGTCGCCGACGCGATGGAGAAGGACTCCGGTGTCAAGCTGGAGGTGCTCAAGGTCGACGGTGGTGTCACGGCGAACGAGCTGTGCATGCAGATGCAGGCCGACATCCTCGGCGTATCGGTGAGCAAGCCGGTCGTCGCGGAGACCACGGCTCTCGGCGCGGCGTATGCGGCGGGTCTGGGCGTCGGTTTCTGGAACAGTACGGATGAGCTCCGGCAGAACTGGAACGAGGCCAAGCGCTGGGAGCCGGAGTGGAACGATGAGCAGCGTGACAAGGGCTATGCGGGATGGCAGAAGGCCGTCCAGCGCACCCTTGATTGGGTAGACGTCGAGTAG
- a CDS encoding glycerol-3-phosphate dehydrogenase/oxidase, with product MGAVALSPQARAEAIDAMADGRELDVLVIGGGVVGTGSALDAATRGLTTGLLEARDFASGTSSRSSKLVHGGLRYLEMLDFRLVHEALQERGLLLQRLAPHLVKPVPFLYPLQHRWWERFYAGAGVALYDAMAVSSGLGAGLPIHKHLTRRGAMRLAPSLKKSALVGALQYYDAQVDDARHTMELARTAASYGAHVANRVKVTGFLRQGERVTGVKAKDLETGREFEVRAKQIVNATGVWTDDTQAMVGERGQYHVRASKGIHLVVPKDRIQSNTGMILRTEKSVLFIIPWGRHWLIGTTDTDWDLDKAHPAATSKDIDYLLDHVNAVLNTPLTREDVEGVYAGLRPLLAGESESTSKLSREHVVAHTAPGLVVVAGGKYTTYRVMAKDAIDAVANALDGRVPKCTTKNIPLVGADGYHAKWNQRKLIAEQSGLHVARIEHLLNRYGSLIDEVLALVAKDPSLGEQLPGTQDYLKAEVVYGATNEGARHLDDVLARRTRISIEAWDRGVEAAEAAARLMAPVLGWTEAEIEREIAYYLRRVESERASQDQPDDESADKVRLEAPDIVSPA from the coding sequence GTGGGCGCAGTGGCTCTGTCACCACAAGCACGTGCGGAGGCCATCGACGCGATGGCGGATGGCCGCGAGTTGGACGTCCTGGTCATCGGCGGGGGAGTGGTCGGCACGGGCTCGGCCCTCGACGCCGCGACCCGGGGTCTGACCACCGGTCTGCTGGAGGCGCGCGATTTCGCGAGTGGTACCTCCAGCCGGTCCAGCAAGCTGGTGCACGGCGGGCTGCGTTACCTGGAGATGCTCGATTTCCGGCTGGTGCACGAGGCGTTGCAGGAGCGCGGTCTGCTGCTGCAACGCCTCGCACCGCACCTGGTCAAACCGGTGCCGTTCCTCTACCCGTTGCAGCACCGGTGGTGGGAGCGGTTCTACGCCGGCGCCGGTGTCGCGCTGTACGACGCGATGGCGGTCAGCTCCGGCCTCGGCGCGGGCCTGCCGATCCACAAACACCTGACCCGGCGCGGCGCGATGCGGCTGGCGCCGAGCCTGAAGAAGTCGGCCCTCGTCGGCGCCTTGCAGTACTACGACGCCCAGGTCGACGACGCCCGCCACACGATGGAGCTCGCCCGCACCGCCGCGTCGTACGGCGCTCACGTGGCCAACCGGGTGAAGGTCACCGGGTTCCTGCGCCAGGGCGAGCGCGTGACCGGGGTGAAGGCGAAGGACCTGGAGACCGGGCGCGAGTTCGAGGTCCGCGCGAAGCAGATCGTGAACGCGACCGGCGTCTGGACCGATGACACGCAGGCGATGGTCGGCGAGCGCGGGCAGTACCACGTGCGCGCCAGCAAGGGCATCCACTTGGTCGTGCCGAAGGACCGGATCCAGTCCAACACCGGCATGATCCTGCGCACCGAGAAGTCCGTGCTGTTCATCATCCCGTGGGGCCGGCACTGGCTGATCGGCACCACTGACACCGACTGGGATCTGGACAAGGCCCACCCGGCCGCGACCAGCAAGGACATCGACTACCTGCTCGACCACGTCAACGCCGTGCTGAACACCCCGCTGACCCGTGAGGACGTCGAGGGCGTGTACGCCGGACTGCGGCCGCTGCTGGCGGGAGAGTCGGAGAGTACGTCGAAGTTGTCCCGCGAACACGTCGTCGCGCACACCGCGCCGGGTCTCGTCGTAGTTGCCGGCGGCAAGTACACGACGTACCGGGTGATGGCCAAGGACGCGATCGACGCCGTCGCGAACGCACTCGACGGACGCGTCCCGAAGTGCACCACCAAGAACATCCCGCTGGTCGGCGCCGACGGGTATCACGCCAAGTGGAACCAGCGAAAGCTGATCGCCGAGCAGTCCGGCCTGCACGTGGCCCGGATCGAGCACCTGCTCAACCGGTACGGCTCGCTGATCGACGAAGTGCTCGCGCTGGTCGCGAAGGACCCGTCACTGGGGGAGCAGCTGCCCGGCACGCAGGACTACCTCAAGGCCGAGGTGGTGTACGGCGCGACCAACGAAGGCGCCCGCCACCTGGACGACGTACTCGCCCGGCGGACCCGGATCTCGATCGAGGCCTGGGACCGTGGCGTCGAGGCGGCCGAGGCGGCGGCACGGTTGATGGCGCCGGTGCTCGGCTGGACCGAGGCCGAGATCGAGCGGGAGATCGCGTACTACCTGCGCCGCGTCGAGTCCGAGCGCGCCTCGCAGGACCAGCCCGACGACGAGTCGGCCGACAAGGTCCGCCTCGAAGCCCCGGACATCGTCTCGCCGGCCTGA
- a CDS encoding winged helix-turn-helix transcriptional regulator, which translates to MVEGGIVRREAYQDRPTRYAYALTEAGLELVPVIGRV; encoded by the coding sequence TTGGTCGAAGGCGGCATCGTGCGGCGCGAGGCCTACCAGGACCGGCCGACCCGCTACGCGTACGCCCTCACCGAGGCCGGCCTCGAGCTCGTGCCGGTGATCGGACGCGTTTGA